Proteins from a genomic interval of Clostridium scatologenes:
- a CDS encoding LytS/YhcK type 5TM receptor domain-containing protein: MIYVQLLERMALIALAAYIYNQSHMFKNLIKDELKIIDKIIMIIFFCSLSIIGTYTGISLEPYAIANTRPIGAIVAGYVGGPVIGIIVGIIAGTHRYFMGGYTALACGIATVIEGITGALARKYSKNGDFSVKSGFIGAIVAEMLQMVMLLIFARPLPDAASLVKFIALPMITINSIGVIIFLNIIQNARDEYNRIGAIQTQKVLKIAKKTMDYMRQGLNQDTAKSISKIIYETTDTKGVFIGDKKEFLSYCGRGVDEEKLKMKLKVYYETPDYSLIKFISNNKPTLFLCAPFLISNTSFEGVLGLEVDLGKENDKYVWEFVKELSELLSTQIELYKVNKLAEEASTAEFRALRSQIQPHFLFNALNTISSFCRTNPLKAKELIIDLSNYFRQTLKREEDFVSLKDELEFIQSYLSIEKARFGERLKIIIDIPENLMNIKMPVFMLQPIIENSIKHGILPKPSGGSVFVKANCCNEEVLFLIEDTGVGMDGETLNQIVNNWPGIGLKNVNERLKLLYGEDYGLKIDTNIDKGTKVQFLIPKEVKSVDG; this comes from the coding sequence TTGATATATGTGCAATTATTAGAGCGCATGGCATTGATTGCCTTAGCAGCATATATATATAATCAATCGCATATGTTTAAAAATCTGATTAAAGATGAACTGAAGATTATAGATAAAATAATTATGATTATATTTTTTTGTTCATTATCAATAATAGGAACATATACAGGAATAAGTTTGGAACCTTATGCTATAGCAAATACTAGACCTATAGGAGCGATAGTAGCAGGATATGTTGGTGGACCAGTTATTGGAATAATAGTAGGCATAATAGCAGGTACACACAGGTACTTTATGGGTGGATATACTGCTTTAGCTTGTGGAATTGCAACAGTAATAGAGGGAATTACAGGGGCTTTGGCAAGAAAGTATTCAAAAAATGGTGATTTTAGTGTAAAAAGTGGATTTATAGGTGCAATTGTAGCTGAGATGCTGCAGATGGTAATGCTGTTGATTTTTGCAAGGCCTCTACCAGATGCTGCAAGTTTAGTAAAATTTATAGCCTTACCTATGATAACGATAAATTCCATAGGAGTAATTATTTTCTTGAATATAATACAAAATGCAAGAGATGAATATAATAGAATTGGGGCTATTCAAACTCAAAAAGTGTTAAAGATTGCAAAAAAAACTATGGATTATATGAGGCAAGGATTAAACCAAGATACTGCAAAAAGTATATCAAAAATTATATATGAAACAACAGATACTAAAGGAGTATTTATAGGAGATAAGAAAGAGTTTCTTAGCTATTGTGGTAGAGGTGTTGATGAAGAAAAGTTGAAAATGAAATTGAAGGTATATTATGAAACTCCGGATTATAGTTTAATTAAATTTATAAGTAATAATAAACCTACACTTTTTTTATGTGCTCCATTTTTAATATCTAATACTAGCTTTGAAGGAGTTTTAGGGCTAGAAGTTGATTTAGGAAAGGAAAATGACAAATATGTTTGGGAATTTGTTAAAGAATTAAGTGAATTACTTTCTACTCAAATAGAATTATATAAAGTAAATAAGCTAGCAGAAGAGGCTTCTACTGCTGAATTTAGAGCTTTAAGATCACAGATACAGCCACATTTCTTATTTAATGCTTTAAATACAATATCCTCTTTTTGCAGAACTAATCCTTTAAAGGCTAAAGAATTGATTATAGATTTGTCTAATTATTTTAGACAAACCCTTAAAAGAGAAGAAGATTTTGTTTCTTTAAAAGATGAACTTGAATTTATACAATCTTATTTATCTATAGAAAAAGCTAGATTTGGAGAAAGGCTTAAAATCATTATAGATATACCAGAAAACTTAATGAATATTAAAATGCCTGTATTTATGCTTCAGCCTATAATAGAAAATTCTATTAAACATGGGATATTGCCTAAGCCTTCAGGGGGATCTGTTTTTGTTAAAGCTAATTGCTGCAATGAAGAAGTTCTATTTTTAATTGAGGATACAGGAGTTGGAATGGATGGAGAAACATTAAATCAGATTGTAAATAATTGGCCAGGAATAGGGCTTAAAAATGTAAATGAAAGATTAAAATTATTATACGGAGAAGATTATGGCTTAAAAATAGATACAAACATAGATAAGGGTACTAAAGTTCAATTTTTAATACCAAAGGAGGTAAAATCTGTCGATGGATAA
- a CDS encoding LytR/AlgR family response regulator transcription factor produces the protein MDKIKCVVLEDEIPAAEELKYILSQYELIDIVGIGYDGISGLELIKNKKPEAVFMDINMPLQNGIELARKVREFDENIYIIFVTAYEEHAVQAFEVNALDYILKPFDEKRIEITVKRLVNKFKNKTIDEEKLPDIINDIINKIDKEERIVKKIPCEKNGKIVLVNIKDIYYCYIKDEKTYVKAKDGTYLVGFTLQQIEGKTDFFRAHRSYLVNMDNIKELYSWFNGTYKLVMNDNNRSEIPISRNNVKKLKEIIGI, from the coding sequence ATGGATAAAATAAAATGTGTTGTGTTAGAAGACGAGATTCCAGCAGCAGAAGAACTTAAATATATATTATCTCAATATGAACTAATAGATATAGTAGGAATTGGTTATGATGGCATTAGTGGACTAGAACTTATTAAAAATAAAAAGCCCGAAGCTGTTTTTATGGATATAAATATGCCACTCCAAAATGGAATTGAACTTGCAAGAAAGGTTAGAGAGTTTGATGAAAACATATATATAATTTTTGTTACAGCCTATGAAGAACATGCGGTACAAGCTTTTGAAGTAAATGCACTTGATTATATTTTAAAACCATTTGATGAGAAAAGGATAGAGATTACTGTAAAAAGATTAGTAAATAAATTTAAAAATAAAACTATAGATGAAGAAAAACTTCCTGATATTATAAACGATATAATAAATAAAATCGATAAAGAAGAAAGAATTGTAAAGAAAATACCTTGTGAAAAAAACGGAAAAATTGTATTAGTAAACATAAAAGACATATACTATTGTTACATAAAAGATGAAAAAACTTATGTTAAAGCTAAAGATGGTACATATTTAGTTGGTTTTACACTTCAGCAAATAGAAGGAAAAACTGATTTTTTTAGAGCTCATAGAAGTTATTTAGTGAATATGGATAATATTAAGGAATTATACTCTTGGTTTAATGGTACTTATAAGTTAGTAATGAATGATAATAATAGATCAGAAATACCTATAAGTCGTAACAATGTTAAGAAGTTAAAAGAGATAATTGGAATTTAG
- a CDS encoding sensor histidine kinase, with amino-acid sequence MKFERLSMKIKLTIFFALLSVILFVSVGLLFFESNKKIVIDAKQKEFKTLSKETANKIERFFFERYGDIEVMCNSSILNRNDIDENIKLGYIKSVRNAYKTYEYILTTDNYGNIKTISGNLKGDYNYKKWIDSARNNEFFVSDFTYIPQEKAYFIYFIAPIKDDTGSVTGKIVEKVQLDSITDIVKNVGLDKSGNAYLVSNNGSYILYNRKNSPHINLNAEQGKVYYNEYDGSKFVYTFYPIKKYETQKNTWYLVIEQPEKDAFEVSYNLRNFTLVVIIISIFIIFIVALIASEKITKPFKIMNLNLKSMEQRVIRISDELERSVMRAKSLEALATMSAGMAHEIRNPLTSISGYAQYIQLELSENNKLQEDISIIINEVDRLNRIVDRFLSFARPKELSLKLESINDIVEDVKKILSNDTCCSNIKLNVNLNKVPNILMDRDQIYQVILNIAINGVQSMPYGGSLTINTGYIKMSKIIFVDIEDTGVGISIEDYDKIFQPFFTTKDKGVGLGLPICLRIVENHNGFIEVASNGKKGTKFTIKIPM; translated from the coding sequence ATGAAGTTTGAAAGATTATCTATGAAAATAAAGTTAACTATATTTTTTGCTTTACTCTCAGTTATTCTATTTGTATCAGTAGGTTTACTATTTTTTGAAAGTAATAAAAAAATTGTAATAGATGCTAAACAAAAAGAATTTAAAACCCTTTCTAAGGAAACAGCAAACAAGATAGAAAGATTTTTCTTTGAAAGATATGGTGATATAGAAGTAATGTGTAATTCATCCATATTGAATAGAAATGACATAGATGAAAACATTAAGTTAGGGTATATAAAAAGTGTTAGAAATGCATACAAAACATATGAATATATTTTAACTACAGATAATTATGGAAATATAAAAACTATTTCAGGCAATTTAAAAGGAGATTATAATTATAAAAAGTGGATAGATAGTGCTAGAAATAATGAATTTTTTGTATCAGATTTTACTTATATACCACAGGAAAAAGCATATTTTATTTATTTTATAGCACCTATAAAAGATGATACAGGTTCAGTAACTGGTAAGATAGTAGAAAAAGTACAACTTGATTCTATAACAGATATAGTAAAAAATGTTGGATTAGATAAATCTGGAAATGCTTATCTTGTTTCAAATAATGGAAGTTACATATTGTATAATAGGAAAAACAGTCCACACATAAATTTAAATGCAGAGCAGGGAAAGGTATATTATAATGAATATGATGGAAGTAAATTTGTATATACTTTTTATCCAATAAAAAAGTATGAAACTCAAAAAAATACTTGGTATCTTGTGATAGAACAGCCCGAAAAAGATGCTTTTGAAGTTAGCTATAACTTAAGAAATTTTACTTTGGTTGTAATTATAATTTCTATATTTATAATATTTATTGTAGCACTTATAGCATCTGAAAAGATAACAAAACCATTTAAAATAATGAATTTAAACTTAAAATCTATGGAACAAAGAGTTATAAGAATATCTGATGAACTAGAGAGAAGCGTGATGAGGGCCAAAAGTTTAGAAGCTTTAGCAACTATGTCCGCAGGTATGGCACATGAAATAAGAAATCCATTAACATCTATAAGTGGATATGCTCAGTATATTCAGTTAGAGTTATCAGAAAATAATAAACTTCAAGAAGATATATCTATAATAATTAATGAAGTTGATAGATTAAATAGAATTGTAGATAGGTTTTTAAGTTTTGCTAGACCTAAGGAGTTAAGTTTAAAATTAGAAAGCATAAATGATATAGTAGAAGATGTGAAAAAAATATTAAGTAATGATACATGTTGTAGTAATATAAAGTTAAATGTTAATTTAAATAAAGTACCTAATATATTAATGGATAGGGATCAAATATATCAGGTAATACTTAATATAGCTATTAATGGTGTTCAATCTATGCCATATGGAGGAAGTTTAACTATAAATACAGGGTATATAAAAATGTCAAAAATAATTTTTGTGGATATAGAAGATACGGGAGTTGGAATATCAATTGAAGATTATGATAAAATATTTCAACCATTTTTCACCACTAAAGATAAAGGAGTTGGATTAGGACTTCCTATTTGTTTAAGAATAGTCGAAAATCATAATGGATTTATTGAAGTTGCTAGTAACGGAAAAAAAGGTACAAAGTTTACTATAAAAATTCCAATGTGA
- a CDS encoding sigma-54-dependent transcriptional regulator, with the protein MLKISILIADDEINVTKLLEKVLVKEGYNTYIASCGSEALNIIYNNHIDIVITDIKMPGMSGIELLSEIKLIDPSIEVILITAFATMNTAIEALKMGARDYITKPFNLKDVIESIKKISGGSNVLQQLEPIDNYFLSKSKGMEEILRLIKQIADTKTTIMIYGETGTGKGLAAQALHNLSCRKNKPFVKVNCAAIPETLLESELFGYEKGAFTGAVINKPGRFELANGGTIFLDEIGDITPLMQVKLLKVMQEKEFERLGGIKTIKTDVRIIAATNKNLEDMVNEGLFRQDLYYRLNVVPIKMPPLRERKEDIPSLVEYFLKKCSYTSEKRKKNISKGALMKLINYSWPGNIRELENVIERCVVITNLKVIDVNDIPKYIWESGKCEDINEGKLNDVVDVAEKNVIIKALEECDGNKTKASEMLGISRRSLHRKISKYNIED; encoded by the coding sequence ATGTTAAAAATTAGTATTTTAATTGCAGATGATGAAATAAATGTTACTAAATTATTGGAAAAGGTTCTTGTGAAAGAAGGGTATAATACATATATAGCTTCTTGTGGTAGTGAAGCTTTAAATATAATATATAATAATCATATAGATATTGTAATTACTGATATTAAGATGCCAGGAATGAGTGGTATAGAGCTTTTAAGTGAAATAAAGCTAATAGATCCAAGTATAGAAGTAATATTAATTACAGCTTTTGCTACTATGAACACTGCAATAGAAGCTTTGAAAATGGGTGCTAGGGATTATATAACAAAACCTTTTAATTTAAAGGATGTAATTGAATCAATAAAGAAGATATCTGGAGGCAGTAACGTGTTACAGCAATTAGAGCCTATAGATAATTATTTTTTAAGTAAAAGTAAAGGTATGGAAGAAATTCTTCGTCTTATAAAGCAGATAGCAGATACTAAAACTACTATAATGATATATGGAGAAACTGGAACAGGTAAAGGTTTAGCAGCACAAGCTTTGCATAATTTAAGTTGTAGAAAAAACAAACCTTTTGTAAAAGTAAATTGTGCAGCTATACCAGAAACTTTATTAGAAAGTGAGTTATTTGGATATGAAAAAGGTGCATTTACAGGAGCAGTCATAAATAAGCCAGGAAGATTTGAGTTAGCCAATGGAGGGACTATATTTTTAGATGAGATAGGAGATATTACACCTCTTATGCAGGTGAAATTGCTAAAGGTAATGCAGGAAAAAGAATTTGAAAGATTGGGTGGAATAAAAACAATAAAAACAGATGTTAGAATTATAGCTGCTACCAATAAAAACTTAGAAGATATGGTTAATGAAGGACTTTTTAGACAAGATTTATATTATAGATTGAATGTAGTACCAATAAAGATGCCTCCACTTAGAGAAAGAAAAGAAGATATACCTTCTTTAGTGGAATATTTTTTAAAAAAGTGTTCTTATACGTCTGAAAAAAGAAAGAAAAATATCTCAAAAGGAGCTCTAATGAAGCTTATAAATTATAGTTGGCCAGGAAATATAAGGGAATTAGAAAATGTAATTGAGAGATGTGTAGTGATAACTAATTTAAAAGTTATAGATGTAAACGATATTCCAAAATATATATGGGAATCAGGTAAATGTGAAGATATTAATGAAGGAAAATTAAATGATGTAGTAGATGTAGCTGAGAAGAATGTTATAATTAAAGCTTTAGAAGAGTGTGATGGAAATAAGACTAAGGCATCTGAAATGTTAGGCATAAGTAGGAGGTCTTTACATAGAAAAATAAGTAAGTATAATATAGAAGATTAG
- a CDS encoding ammonium transporter has protein sequence MTNINAGDTALVLISAALVCLMTPGLAFFYGGLVRKKNVLTIMMQNFISMGIVTFIWVFGGFSLAFSGDIGGIIGNFKYFVLNGVGMTPNPSYGPTIPFLAFFVYQEMFAVITPALITGAFADRVNFKSYLKILALWSLFVYVPVTHWIWGGGFLAKLGVIDFAGGIVVHVTAGVAALVSVIYVGKRKILSEESTAPHNIAYVALGTGLLWFGWFGFNGGSALAANGVAAIAFANTDIAGSVAMIMWLLISWAHEKKPSMIGALTGAVAGLATVTPCAGYIEPWSAVIVGLLSAIVCYAAVQLREKFDLDDALDVWGVHGVGGILGSILVGVFASKSVNGINGLIYGNAHQFYVQLIGVGIVASYTCVITFIIFKIVDLVDPVRVNEKIEIEGLDKGILGEVAYDFDLK, from the coding sequence ATGACAAACATTAACGCAGGAGATACAGCATTAGTACTTATAAGTGCAGCATTAGTATGCTTAATGACTCCAGGTTTAGCATTTTTTTATGGAGGATTAGTAAGAAAGAAGAATGTTTTAACTATTATGATGCAAAATTTTATATCTATGGGCATAGTTACATTTATATGGGTATTTGGAGGTTTTAGCTTAGCATTTTCAGGAGATATTGGAGGAATTATAGGAAATTTTAAGTATTTTGTATTAAATGGAGTTGGAATGACTCCTAATCCTAGCTATGGTCCAACTATACCTTTTCTTGCCTTTTTTGTTTATCAAGAAATGTTTGCAGTAATAACACCTGCTCTTATCACAGGAGCTTTTGCAGATAGAGTTAATTTTAAAAGTTATTTAAAAATCTTAGCTCTATGGAGTTTATTTGTGTATGTACCAGTAACTCATTGGATATGGGGAGGAGGATTCCTTGCTAAATTAGGTGTAATAGATTTTGCTGGAGGAATTGTTGTTCATGTAACAGCAGGTGTAGCAGCTTTGGTTTCGGTTATATATGTAGGAAAGAGAAAAATACTTTCAGAGGAAAGTACGGCTCCTCATAATATAGCTTATGTTGCTTTAGGTACAGGACTATTATGGTTTGGATGGTTTGGGTTTAATGGAGGAAGTGCTTTAGCAGCTAATGGAGTTGCAGCAATAGCGTTTGCAAATACAGATATAGCGGGATCAGTAGCCATGATAATGTGGCTTTTAATATCTTGGGCACATGAAAAGAAACCAAGTATGATTGGAGCCTTAACTGGTGCAGTAGCAGGTCTTGCAACAGTAACTCCTTGTGCTGGATATATAGAACCATGGTCAGCAGTAATAGTAGGATTGCTTTCAGCAATTGTATGCTATGCAGCAGTACAATTAAGAGAAAAATTTGATTTAGATGATGCATTAGACGTTTGGGGGGTACATGGAGTAGGTGGAATTCTTGGATCAATACTTGTAGGAGTGTTTGCTAGTAAATCAGTAAATGGAATTAATGGCTTAATATATGGCAATGCACATCAATTTTATGTGCAATTGATAGGGGTTGGAATAGTAGCTAGTTATACTTGTGTGATAACTTTTATAATATTTAAGATTGTAGATCTAGTTGATCCTGTAAGAGTTAATGAAAAAATAGAAATAGAAGGCCTTGATAAAGGAATACTTGGGGAAGTAGCATATGATTTTGACTTAAAATAA
- a CDS encoding thiamine-binding protein: MSSVNVSLQVLPVVKEKDLYGVVDKVIEYIDSCGVKYEVGPMETTMEGEMNELLEIVKKAQEICVENGAERVMSVVKIDYKSEGVTIDEKVHKYRK; encoded by the coding sequence ATGTCAAGTGTTAATGTTAGCTTACAAGTACTTCCAGTGGTAAAGGAAAAGGATTTATATGGAGTAGTAGATAAAGTTATAGAATATATAGATTCCTGTGGTGTAAAGTATGAAGTTGGTCCTATGGAGACTACTATGGAAGGTGAAATGAATGAGCTTTTAGAAATAGTGAAAAAGGCACAGGAAATATGTGTAGAAAATGGTGCCGAAAGAGTTATGTCTGTAGTAAAGATAGATTATAAAAGTGAAGGCGTTACTATAGATGAAAAAGTGCATAAATATAGAAAATAA
- a CDS encoding response regulator, which translates to MKKVILINDCKFQSIIMKDMLNDLGYEVNLTNEYGALAKIKKFNPDIVICNLIMKNITGEKLIKSIKDINKNIICILSSANEIRLEDYSKDYINEVIHVPVEKEKLETILEEILNKLDSPNNLQNSNDVGFSFCPYCGQGLEGSKKDFSFCPFCGQKLK; encoded by the coding sequence ATGAAGAAGGTAATTCTTATTAATGATTGCAAGTTCCAAAGCATTATTATGAAAGATATGCTAAATGACCTTGGTTATGAAGTTAATCTTACAAATGAATATGGAGCTTTGGCTAAAATAAAAAAATTCAATCCAGATATAGTTATATGTAATTTAATTATGAAGAATATAACTGGAGAAAAGCTTATAAAAAGCATAAAAGATATAAATAAGAATATAATATGTATACTGTCTTCAGCTAACGAAATAAGGCTAGAAGATTATTCTAAAGATTATATTAATGAAGTTATTCATGTTCCTGTAGAAAAAGAAAAATTAGAAACTATTTTGGAAGAAATTTTAAATAAACTTGATAGTCCTAATAATTTACAAAATTCTAATGATGTTGGGTTTTCTTTTTGTCCATATTGTGGACAAGGATTGGAAGGTTCCAAGAAAGATTTTTCGTTCTGCCCTTTTTGTGGACAAAAGTTAAAATGA
- the abc-f gene encoding ribosomal protection-like ABC-F family protein — protein MVVLSCKDIHKSYGIDVILENVTFNINESEKVGLIGPNGAGKSTLFKIITNQLEQDSGELFINKNKTIGYLAQHLSLDSNNTIQEEMFTVFKDLLALENKLKKLENLMNEPYDPEKEDYHNKIIKDYTMCSELYTNRGGYTYKGEVSRVLKGLGFLEDDFSKPINILSGGQKTRVALCKLLLINPEILLLDEPTNHLDLDAIEWLEEYLKSYKGTVIVISHDRYFLDAITSKTIELINGHINCYNGNYTTFLDLKEKNYEIQLKAYNLQQAEIKRQEAIIEKYRSFNREKSIKAAESRQKSLDKIERVKAPDKEEQLGHVEFETSIKSGNDVLHIENLSKSFGEKSLFNNLYLDIKKGEKTALIGENGRGKTTLFKIIMNTIKSDSGFSVLGKNVFIGYYDQEQSNLDDDKTVIDEVWDDFPELTTTQVRNSLAAFLFTGDDVFKKVGSLSGGEKCRINLLKLMLSKSNFLLLDEPTNHLDIMSREALEKAILSYDGTVLVISHDRYFLNKVINKIYELVKDGAKEYLGNYTYYIEKKKNPLRFQEEEEHLGKTKTQVQHEKKKKRELEKIQKEKNLKIKNIEIEISNTENLIEQLQQKLCLEEVYSDFDKSESINKQLVNSQKQLDSLYEEWENLS, from the coding sequence ATGGTTGTTTTAAGTTGTAAAGATATTCATAAAAGTTATGGAATAGATGTTATACTTGAAAATGTAACTTTTAATATAAATGAAAGCGAGAAAGTTGGACTTATAGGACCAAATGGTGCTGGAAAATCCACACTTTTTAAAATTATAACAAATCAGCTAGAGCAGGATTCTGGAGAACTATTTATAAATAAAAATAAAACTATAGGCTATTTAGCACAGCATTTATCTTTAGATTCAAATAACACCATTCAAGAAGAAATGTTTACAGTTTTTAAAGATCTATTAGCTCTAGAAAACAAATTAAAAAAATTAGAAAATTTAATGAATGAACCCTATGATCCCGAAAAAGAAGATTATCATAATAAAATAATTAAAGATTACACTATGTGTTCTGAATTATACACCAATAGAGGTGGATATACTTATAAGGGAGAAGTGTCTAGAGTCTTAAAAGGATTAGGCTTTTTAGAAGATGATTTTAGTAAACCAATAAATATTTTAAGTGGTGGTCAAAAGACTAGAGTTGCTCTTTGCAAACTATTATTAATTAATCCTGAAATTTTGCTTCTAGATGAACCTACAAACCATCTGGATTTGGATGCTATAGAATGGCTTGAGGAATACTTAAAAAGCTATAAAGGTACAGTAATAGTTATTTCCCATGATAGATATTTTTTAGATGCTATAACTTCAAAAACTATAGAACTTATAAATGGTCATATAAATTGTTACAATGGAAATTATACTACTTTTTTAGATTTAAAAGAAAAAAATTATGAAATACAATTAAAAGCATATAACTTACAGCAAGCTGAAATTAAAAGACAAGAAGCTATAATAGAAAAATATAGATCTTTTAATAGAGAAAAAAGCATAAAAGCTGCCGAAAGCAGACAAAAATCCTTAGATAAAATAGAAAGAGTAAAAGCACCTGATAAAGAAGAACAACTTGGTCATGTTGAATTTGAAACTAGTATAAAAAGTGGTAATGACGTTCTTCACATAGAAAATTTAAGTAAAAGCTTTGGTGAAAAATCTTTATTCAACAATCTTTACTTGGATATTAAAAAAGGTGAAAAAACAGCTCTTATAGGAGAAAATGGAAGAGGCAAAACTACATTATTTAAAATAATAATGAATACTATTAAATCTGATTCAGGTTTTTCAGTATTAGGCAAAAATGTTTTTATTGGTTATTATGATCAAGAACAATCTAATCTTGATGATGATAAAACCGTAATAGATGAAGTGTGGGATGATTTTCCTGAATTAACTACAACCCAAGTTAGAAATTCATTAGCAGCTTTTCTTTTTACAGGAGATGATGTATTTAAAAAAGTTGGCTCTTTAAGTGGTGGCGAAAAATGTAGAATTAATTTATTAAAATTAATGCTTTCTAAATCCAACTTTTTATTATTAGACGAACCTACAAACCATTTAGATATAATGTCTCGTGAAGCTTTAGAAAAGGCTATATTAAGCTATGATGGTACTGTACTTGTCATATCCCATGATAGATATTTCTTAAATAAAGTTATAAATAAAATATATGAGCTAGTAAAAGATGGTGCAAAAGAATATTTAGGTAATTATACTTACTATATTGAAAAGAAAAAAAATCCATTGAGATTTCAAGAAGAAGAAGAGCATTTAGGTAAAACAAAAACTCAAGTACAACATGAAAAAAAGAAAAAAAGAGAGCTTGAAAAAATACAAAAAGAAAAAAATTTAAAAATAAAAAACATTGAGATTGAAATTTCTAATACAGAAAATTTAATAGAACAGCTTCAACAAAAGCTTTGTCTAGAAGAAGTTTATTCAGACTTTGATAAAAGTGAATCTATAAACAAACAATTAGTAAATTCTCAAAAGCAATTAGACTCTTTATATGAAGAGTGGGAAAACTTATCATAG
- a CDS encoding redox-sensing transcriptional repressor Rex, whose translation MDKKKNISMAVIKRLPKYYRYLGQLMKNDVDRISSKELSEKIGFTASQIRQDLNCFGDFGQQGYGYNVSELHNQIGNILGLTKPYKTVVVGAGNIGQAISNYTRFEKTGFNLDAIFDINPKLIGIRIRDIEIKDIDYLPNYLKENHIEIGIICVPANSAQKVCDILVKSGVKGIWNFAPVDLVIPDDVKVENVHLSDSLLTLTCLLNDGDIDNE comes from the coding sequence ATGGATAAGAAAAAAAATATATCAATGGCTGTAATAAAAAGATTGCCCAAGTACTACAGGTATTTAGGACAGTTGATGAAGAATGATGTAGATAGAATATCATCAAAGGAATTAAGTGAAAAGATAGGGTTTACTGCATCGCAAATAAGGCAGGATTTAAATTGTTTTGGAGATTTTGGTCAACAAGGATATGGATATAACGTAAGTGAACTTCACAACCAAATAGGTAATATACTTGGACTTACTAAGCCATATAAAACTGTAGTGGTAGGCGCAGGAAACATAGGTCAGGCTATATCAAATTATACTAGATTTGAAAAAACTGGTTTTAATTTAGATGCTATATTTGATATAAATCCTAAATTAATTGGTATAAGAATACGTGATATAGAAATAAAAGATATAGATTATTTACCAAATTATTTGAAAGAGAACCATATAGAAATTGGAATAATATGTGTGCCAGCAAATAGTGCTCAGAAGGTATGTGATATTTTAGTGAAAAGTGGTGTAAAGGGAATATGGAATTTTGCACCTGTAGATTTGGTTATACCAGATGATGTGAAAGTAGAAAATGTACATTTGAGTGATAGCTTGTTGACATTAACTTGTCTTTTAAATGATGGTGATATCGATAATGAATAA